A DNA window from Methylocystis heyeri contains the following coding sequences:
- a CDS encoding ATP12 family chaperone protein translates to MSDKDDGFGSAFFVGEQERNPLRGSRQPGEKPLPRRFYKVAVAAPAEGGFGVFLDGKPARTPARNMLILPGEGLATALAGEWDAQAETVDPAAMPLTRLANSAIDGVADKMDEVLGDVVKYAGSDLICYRAGEPAGLAKAQSAAWDPYVHFVREECGARLILSEGVVFHAQPEEALEAIAARISAYVGAGQGAPFRLAALHAMTTLTGSCVIALAAALRKMDGEAAFSAAHVDEDYQMRLWGGDEEAVARLTRRRADMLAAAEMSLFCAPA, encoded by the coding sequence ATGAGCGACAAAGACGACGGCTTCGGTTCCGCGTTTTTTGTCGGCGAGCAGGAGCGCAATCCGCTGCGCGGCTCCCGGCAGCCCGGCGAGAAGCCCTTGCCCCGGCGATTCTATAAAGTGGCCGTCGCCGCCCCGGCGGAAGGCGGCTTCGGCGTGTTCCTGGACGGAAAACCGGCGCGCACCCCCGCGAGAAATATGCTGATTCTACCCGGGGAAGGTCTGGCGACGGCGCTCGCAGGAGAATGGGACGCCCAGGCGGAGACCGTCGACCCCGCCGCCATGCCGCTGACCCGGCTGGCCAATTCCGCCATCGACGGCGTGGCCGATAAAATGGACGAGGTTCTGGGGGATGTCGTCAAATATGCCGGCTCGGACCTGATCTGCTACCGGGCCGGGGAGCCCGCGGGGCTGGCAAAGGCCCAGAGCGCAGCCTGGGACCCTTACGTGCATTTCGTCAGGGAGGAGTGCGGGGCGCGGCTGATTCTGTCCGAGGGCGTCGTTTTCCACGCCCAGCCCGAGGAGGCGCTCGAGGCGATCGCGGCCCGAATCTCCGCCTATGTCGGGGCGGGGCAGGGGGCGCCGTTCCGGCTTGCCGCGCTTCACGCCATGACGACCCTCACCGGCTCCTGCGTCATCGCCTTGGCCGCAGCCCTGCGTAAGATGGATGGGGAGGCCGCGTTTTCGGCCGCTCATGTCGACGAAGACTACCAGATGCGCCTTTGGGGGGGCGATGAAGAGGCCGTGGCGCGCCTGACCCGGCGGCGCGCCGATATGCTCGCGGCTGCCGAAATGTCCCTGTTC
- a CDS encoding RluA family pseudouridine synthase: MRLDRWFKRRFPALSLTHLAKICRKGEVRVEGKRVETSTRLEQGQTVRIPPLRLEEQPAPAIRRASPEDAEAIARMTLFEDKDVLVLNKPFGLAVQGGSGTKHHIDGMLEALAKGDQRPVLVHRLDRDTCGVLLIAKNRRMAADLGEIFRSRQAQKIYWSVVEGVPKPAQGRISLYLAKGAGMGDERVPRKPGAGSTRDLEKMRVARHGEADAQHSLTYYAIVDKAAPRCAWLSMKPLTGRTHQLRAHAEAIGHPIFGDPKYGHRPEDEVRRRDPLRAMPEALDKKLHLLARRLVLPHPKGGLIDVTAPLPPHMKATWEFFGFDERQYDPIEDAPEE, from the coding sequence ATGCGGCTCGACCGCTGGTTCAAAAGGCGTTTCCCGGCGCTGTCCCTGACCCATCTCGCCAAGATCTGCCGAAAGGGCGAGGTCAGGGTCGAGGGCAAGAGGGTCGAAACCTCGACGCGGCTGGAGCAGGGCCAGACCGTGCGGATACCGCCCTTGAGGCTGGAAGAGCAGCCGGCCCCAGCGATTCGGCGCGCGAGCCCCGAGGACGCGGAAGCCATCGCGCGCATGACCCTGTTCGAGGACAAGGACGTTCTCGTCCTCAACAAGCCCTTTGGTCTCGCGGTGCAGGGCGGCTCCGGCACAAAGCATCACATCGACGGCATGCTTGAGGCGCTCGCCAAGGGCGATCAGCGGCCGGTTCTGGTCCATCGTCTCGACCGCGACACCTGCGGCGTCCTGCTCATCGCCAAGAATCGGCGCATGGCGGCGGATCTCGGGGAAATCTTCCGCTCCCGCCAGGCCCAAAAAATCTATTGGTCCGTGGTCGAGGGCGTGCCCAAGCCGGCGCAAGGGCGCATTTCGCTTTATCTCGCCAAGGGCGCGGGAATGGGCGACGAGAGGGTTCCGCGTAAGCCGGGGGCCGGCTCGACCCGGGATCTCGAGAAAATGCGCGTCGCCCGCCACGGCGAGGCCGACGCCCAGCATTCCCTGACCTATTACGCCATTGTCGACAAAGCGGCCCCGCGCTGCGCCTGGCTTTCGATGAAGCCCCTGACCGGACGCACTCATCAGTTGCGCGCCCACGCCGAAGCCATCGGCCATCCCATATTCGGCGATCCGAAATATGGCCATCGCCCGGAAGACGAGGTGCGCCGCCGCGACCCCCTGCGAGCCATGCCGGAGGCTCTGGACAAAAAGCTTCACCTGCTGGCGCGCCGGCTCGTTCTTCCTCACCCCAAAGGGGGCCTGATCGACGTGACCGCACCCCTGCCGCCCCATATGAAGGCGACATGGGAATTCTTCGGCTTCGACGAGCGGCAATACGACCCGATCGAGGACGCGCCCGAGGAATGA